The DNA window GATGACATTTTTGACGTGCTAAAACACTGGCGTGATAATTATGAATGGTTTTATACCATTCAAACAGGAAATCCAAATCAGGAGTACTACGACTATATTAAAACGAGCAACGATTACAAAAACAGGGTAGCCTATCAGTACATTATGATTTATCAGAATTATATACCCTTCTTAAGCAATATCAGGTTAAATGCCATAGAATTTATCGATTTGCTCGAGCAGCGAAAACGGGAAAAGGATGAATAGAAATGTAGCCTCACCAGGAGTCCCTGCCGACCGGAATCACAATTGATGAAGGTGGGGAACCTGTATCTAAAGTTTAGGTTTTTTTGTAGCCCCGACAGGAATCGAACCTGTATCAAAAGTTTAGGAAACTTCTATTCTATCCATTGAACTACGGGGCCATATTAATCCGTCAAAATTAGCAAAAAGAGTGCTTCAGACAACTTGTTATTTGAAATGATAAGGGAGGGAATCTCTGCCGACCGGAAACACGAATTGTTATAGGGTGGGTACCTGTATCTAAAGTTTAGCCATGAAGTAGAACTTTATTCTATGTATGGCAAGGAAAGTTCCCTGCTCGCCAAAGTGGCCTCACCAGGAATCCCTGCCGACCGGAATCACCAAGTGATGTAGGAGGGGAACCTGTATCTAAAGTTTTGCCTTGAATTAGAACTTCGTTCAATTCATGGCGAGGAAACGTCCCTGCCTGTCTGTATGTACCATTTGGTTTATGTAGGTATCAATTGAAAATGAGGCCAATTCTCATACGGGCAGAACAAAATTTCTAAATATTAAGTGTAAATTCATAATAAGCCTATTTTTGAACTTCATTCATACCCATTTATGACAAAAGACATCGATAAAATATTTAAATATTCAGGTTTTAGTGAAGCGCTGATCGAAGAAATAAAATCTGTAGGTCGACAAAAAAAAGTGCAGGCAGGACAGATTTTAATTCATCAGGGTTCCGAAACAAAAGATGTACCTTTTGTGATTTCCGGGAATCTTAGAATCAGCAGAAATGATAACGATGGGCATGAAATGTTTTTGTACTATCTGGAAGGTGGTGAAACCTGTGCCATGTCCATAACCTGCTGTATAGAAGGAAAAAAAAGTAATTTTTCAGCTGTTGCAGAAGAAGATTCTGTGCTTTGGATGGTGCCTATGCAATATCTTGATGATTGGCTTATTAAA is part of the Hyphobacterium sp. CCMP332 genome and encodes:
- a CDS encoding Crp/Fnr family transcriptional regulator; the protein is MTKDIDKIFKYSGFSEALIEEIKSVGRQKKVQAGQILIHQGSETKDVPFVISGNLRISRNDNDGHEMFLYYLEGGETCAMSITCCIEGKKSNFSAVAEEDSVLWMVPMQYLDDWLIKYPNFKKFIFKAYQLRFDELLNAIDSMVFMKMDQRLYKFLLDSKQASGSYQIHKTHEQIANELNTSRVVISRLLKQLEREGKIEQYRNRIEVL